Part of the Candidatus Paceibacterota bacterium genome is shown below.
GCCACTACTTCACAAGCTCATAGAAGTCTATGGAGCACGATCACTGATTGAGCAAAGCCATCTCTCGTATGAACTTCCCGAGTCAATACCGGTCATTGGAGACCCACAACAGATATATGAAGCGATTGCACTACTGTTCCAGGCGGTCTTTACCAAAGACTGTTGCAAAGAAGAATATATTTCGTTCAAGGTTTCGCTCATGCCGAATACGATTGAGATTACCCTGATGCAAAAGTACAGTAGCGACAAAGAAATCGTTACAGAAACCGAGTGGACCAACCGACAAAAATGCCTCATGGCTTATGATAATCCTCTTGCAGAATCACTGATTAAGCGTAATAATGGCGTGCTCCGTGGAGAAATGACCGGAAATACCACAGCTGAAACACACATAACGCTCATCCGTGATATCGGCGAAGATCGCGGTGGCATGACCGAATAAAAACGCATACATTTACGGTATGCGTTTTTTCATATAATGATCGCGCAATGGGGGTTCAAAATGTTCGAGTGCATAGCGTAAGGCAGTTCGAGGTAATTTAGAAGCATATACGTCGAGAAACTTACACTCCTCATCACGACCAATGCGTTTCCCCACCTCCCTAAGCATCCACCCTATTGCCTTGTGCATAAGATCATGAGGGTCATCGATAAGCATGCGTGCAAGCATAAATATCTCCGCGCTACTTTTCTTCTCTATGAATGCGAGTGTTGCAATAACTGCAATACGGCGGTCCCAAAGTCGATCAGAAAGTGCGAGCTTAGTAAGTATTGATCTTTCGCGGTGGTGATTAAGAAGAAACGACCCTACAATACGAGATGCCGAAGTATCTACGAGATCCCAATTGTCGACAGCACTGCGCTTTGCTATATAAAATCGATATATGTCTCTCCTTGTCCGTTCATCACCATGCTCGAATTGTATGACCAAAATAATAAGCGCGAGCAATCGATCTTCATGAATTTTACTCATCAAGAGCTTCCCAATCTCATTAAGAGGAAGATTTGAAAATTGCTTTGCCACTTTCCTAGTATCAGGAACAGTCACCCCAATAAACACATCTCCATAACCGTATTCCCCTTTCTCTGTTTTAAAAAATCGTGCGGCACCAATCGCTCGCTCTACGCTTCTATACTGACGAAGTATTCTTTTTGCTTGCACTGCAGTTGTCATGTAACAATCATACCCAAAGTTACAAAGATACGCCAACTTGCTGATGTGATTTTCGCTTCACAGTGAACCAGAAACTGGTTTTCCACGAGAAGAGTTAGAGTAATCCACAAGTAAACTCAAAAATACCTTGACGGGTATCTCCAATAACCCTTTATTTATATGAATTATTTTAGATATATGAAAGTTATCCACATTACTAACATATTCCCCACATACATACATGTTACATATAGGTTACAATCTGTATAGGAGCTCTTCAAAAACAACTATAGGAGGCAATCATGCTCACTCTTCGTGCAATATTCCCCGGCGACCCCCTCTTCCCCCTTGTGCGGAGCTTTGTAAGCCGCGTGTACTCAACCAGATTGGAGGTTATCAACCCCGCAAACCCCGACGCATTTGCGGCACTATTTTTCCATGGCACTCCGATAGCGTGTGCGGGAATATTTAGCGCAGCGACACATAAACCTCTATTCTTCGAGAGGTTCTTCGATTATCCGATTCTTGAGGAGATTGACCCCACGGGGCCACGCGCCACTTTCGCGGAGCTTGGCGCACTAGCTATTGAAGCACCAGAAGCATTGTCGAAGCATGTGCAGCAGATTGCAGCACTTATCCTAATCGCAGCTTCACTAATCGCATATGAGGAGCAGATTACGCATCTTGTATTTATCGGAGACAGACTGCTTCCTCGTTTTTCGAAGCTATTTGGTGTCCCGTTTCACAATTTTGGACGGGTTGAACCACACAACATTGAGCCAGAGTTTAGAGCAAAACTCGAACGTTATTTCAGGGTTGGAAGAAATGCCTATACAGTACCCACCACACCCGTTAAACGGATCAAGAATGAAATTATGGATGGACTTATGGCTACTCTCGGTGTAATAGAGCATGAATCAATGCTTCCCCGTGTTGCCACGCTTGTCTCATAACCCACCCCCCGCTTCGGCGGGGGTTTCTATTGCTTCACCCCGGGAACTTATTCTATAGTTATAAAACGGTGAGTATCGGTATTGACCGTTACCGTTAATATGACATCATAGTATATAAGGAACACTTATGCTTACCTCCGAAACAATTTCCACCTTTCTTGCTGGGCAAAAGGCAGTTCTCCTCCTCACCTTGATTGTAAACATATGGGGCCTTGTTGCTCTTTATCGCAATGCAAGAAATCGGCCTTCTGATTTCGGTCTCGCATTCATGTTGCTTGGTCTGCTGGGATGGACCGGCAGTATTCTTGCGCTACTCTTGTTTGCGACACTACCTGCTGCACATATTGCATTCTTCTCGACAACAATGGCACTCACGGGCTTTGCTTGGTTTGCGCTCGTGTACCCCAGTGAAACATACAAAAAATACCACCTGCTTGCACTCGTCCCTGGCACCATCGTCGGGATACTTGCACTTATCCCGAATTTTTTCATAAACGGATTGAGCATCGACGCTCATGGTTATCTTTCACTCATCCGCAACCAAACACTTACATGGTTTTCGATCTATGTGATTATTGCAGGAACGCTGCCAACATACCTACTCTTTCGCAAAAAATTCACTGAACAGAACGTTCAGATGCGCCAACGCTTACACTGGATTGCAACTGCGTCACTCATTACTTTCACGGGGAGCTTCGTCACCAATGTACTTCTCCCAAATTTCTTTGACTTCCCCTATCTCAACAGTATTGGTCCTGCATTCTCAATGATGCTCGCAATGATCATCGTATGGATGACGTCGACTGAACATTATGTTGATTCAAAAAACGTATTTGGTAT
Proteins encoded:
- a CDS encoding thermostable hemolysin; this encodes MLTLRAIFPGDPLFPLVRSFVSRVYSTRLEVINPANPDAFAALFFHGTPIACAGIFSAATHKPLFFERFFDYPILEEIDPTGPRATFAELGALAIEAPEALSKHVQQIAALILIAASLIAYEEQITHLVFIGDRLLPRFSKLFGVPFHNFGRVEPHNIEPEFRAKLERYFRVGRNAYTVPTTPVKRIKNEIMDGLMATLGVIEHESMLPRVATLVS
- a CDS encoding DNA alkylation repair protein, coding for MTTAVQAKRILRQYRSVERAIGAARFFKTEKGEYGYGDVFIGVTVPDTRKVAKQFSNLPLNEIGKLLMSKIHEDRLLALIILVIQFEHGDERTRRDIYRFYIAKRSAVDNWDLVDTSASRIVGSFLLNHHRERSILTKLALSDRLWDRRIAVIATLAFIEKKSSAEIFMLARMLIDDPHDLMHKAIGWMLREVGKRIGRDEECKFLDVYASKLPRTALRYALEHFEPPLRDHYMKKRIP